A region of the Hydra vulgaris chromosome 12, alternate assembly HydraT2T_AEP genome:
AAACGTACGCCTCaccaaaaaaaaccaaaatgtttttatattcagCTTTAAATCTTTTGGTTTTCTTTGCTGAAAAAACTATAAGCACTCAAACATTACGAAAATagcgttttttataaattttataaaaatttttaaaaattggttggAATTTATAACATCAagataattttcttaaaaaaaccattttaacattaaaaaaaaaaggtaatattaaaactttcatcAGTGGTTTTTGCCAAAGAAATTCTGTACGCCCTGCAAAAATTTATGTGCATTATACTAAAGCAAAACAAGCAGAGTGTTTatgaaacaatattaaaaaatatcaaacgtTAATTTcacaaagcaataaaaataaacgaAGTCATTTGTAGTCTTATAAAAAAACCTCTACCagtatttatttagtatatgtttagtatatttatattataagtatatattttttttaaaggtaaatacctcaaacaaaaaatttaagttctcAAAACtctacaacaaaaataaaataaaagctttttaaaaataatgtttattaaaataatatactatatatgatACAGACAACAACATAAGCATGTCATGCATAGAGCACAAGTATTCATGCAAAGTGTCGTCAAGCAACAATCTTCAGCTTCAGTTGTGTCAGCTTTTTTTTGATCGACATAAACTTGTTGTGGAGATTGCTGGATTATCAAAGTTGTGTTGGTAGGTTGTGCGAGATATGGATCTGTCTGATGATATACCGGGTCCACAGAGAGTGGAAAATCTGCTTGTTGTGTAGGATATCCAGGTTGAGCGTATGGATAACCTGGCTGTGACACAGGATAACCAGATGGAGGCCCTTGGAATCCTGGCGCAGTATAACCTGAAACAGAGTAAGCAGGCGGCTGTTGATTGTAAGGAGGAGAACTTAACAAGTCTTGATATGGTTCCTTTTGTGGTGGAGGATTAAAAGGACTTATTTGTGATGGTGGTGCTGTCATCTGTTGCAAACAAAATTATACGGTTTAACCATTTAAAacagttcaaaaaaatttacttaaaaaccaacaataaaaatggcagGCCTAACTAATCTTACAATCCCAAACTAATAAATTTCTATTTCCACACCCAATACAAACACagcttaaaaattatttttatcctaaccatggcaaaaaattttattttatattaaaagtatgcttataaaataagcaaaattaactTATCTTTTTGATCTTATCTCAATAGGAATACAGCATTTTACATCAAAGCgcataaatataacttaaattatatataatagccATACCTTAACGAATTAGGAAAAAGGCcgtactaaaaaaaaacaataaaaaacaatgaaataacattttagccatatatatattcatttcaAACTTATCCTTTCAATATTAAACTTATAAAGCGCTGTAATTAGGCTTTTTTTGAGCGCTGTAATTAGGCTTCATATACACTATTTATGAAGTTTGCCAACAGCAAACACTATGAATAGAGGGTTCTGAACTTATCTTTATTCAAACCTTTATCATAagatatagtatattatttaaagaattttttacattGACTATTTAGGCATGCTatctatttagtttttaaaaattctctttgGTTTACGAAActgaaatttatgttttttcaaataactcctcgttttttctcaaacaaaattATGATACCATTAGGTACATTAGGCAAATACGGATGCAAAGTTTATGAacgcattatgtatatatatatatatatatatatatatatatatatatatatatatatatatatatatatatatatatatatatatatatatatatatatatatatatatatatatatatatatatatatatattcattaaattgGAAGAATTGCTAAAGCTGGTGATAtgaatgtaaaagaaaattttgcaaACGTTGTAAATAggtatattaattgtttttaccaTAATCAGtcatttgaatatattttataaatatattttaaaattgccatttgtttatttttatagtctTATACTTTatggtaattttattaaaaagaaaaaaaaaatatgcaatgaATATCTCAACACAATGATTATTTAATTCCCTTATTAAATTCCTACCCCcacactaaaataattttaaacagaaTGTCAAGCAAAGTAAAATGTCTATTTACAGTGCTCACAACTATCCACAGGTGTTCGCACTCCACTCTCCACAGCTACAAAAAATATAAGCAAGTGAAggactttttttataatgagaTTTGTTTCTTTCATTTCAAGAGTTTTTCTGGGACCACCCCAAAACACcgaataaagtaaataaaaaaatatgtagttatattgatataatttgttaataggctgataaataaatatttagttagtgATTTCAATATCAAGGGTAAGCATGAAAAGCAGTTCTTTGGTGTtacttgcattttttaaataataaaaggtacgtttttatttaatgtataaattaaatgtGATAAAACCCTAAAACAACCACCTTAAAAGAGGTTAACAGAAAACTTTAGTCCGACTTTctaatttaatagttaaatagttaaaaataaaaagatgttttgtttttagcaaacactcttaatttaaacaattgcaATGAGAAGTATGTCGACGATACCATTTCAAATCACCTTAAATATGCGGCAAAGAAAAAAGGTGGACGTAAATTcgctgaaaaaaatgttttataacaataatttgaaatgtttatgtaacgtattttttaataactgtattaaaaatacatttatgtttttagtcactatatatttctctaaatttattttatttttagtatactttgttgtaattataacttcaaagtttaaaataagtCATAAGAACTTAAAAGTCgttatttaacttttaggtTAATAAGACTAAATTCGTCTTTTTAAATCGATAGGGCGATTAATTTTGTTTCTACATACACTTTTAACTAGTGTGCGACGTTTAACTCTAACTAAATTGTGACGTTGATGTTTAACATCCATAATGCGTATTAATTTTAcgttattttaagttaaaataccCTGTATGTGACGTCGAaacttaacaatatttatacgtCAAATCATATTCGATTTTCAAGGTCGAAAAAAGAAGGTATTTAATTGTCAGACTTCTACGTCATTCCGTCTTTCAAATCAATACCAATATTCAACGTCAAAACAACGATAATTTAACCTAATTGAGATTTAATGTCATGTTAAAACTTGTACAGGCTAAACAAGAAAGTTAAATGTACTTAATTAAGTCTAGTTTAGCTTTAAATAAATTGAGATTTATAGCTTCCACTGCCTCAATTGGTAATTTGTTACAGaatttgatttgtaaaaaaacccTCACAAATTATGATTTAGATATTGTTAATCAGTGAATAAATGATGTTTGTTACCTCTAATATTTAAAGACcaacctaaaaaattaaaagagcgCTAATGTTAAGGGGGATTTTCCAAGTTATTTTCTCTATATCATAATACCATTTGTACATTTGAATGAGATCTCCTCGTATTCTTCGTTGTTTTAAAGAtgtcaatttcattttttgttcagTATTGAAAATTCTAAATGCGGGCGTATATTACTATAATAcagcaattttattagttaattatctttatgcttaaattatttacatattacaCCAAATTTATAGCTTGCAATAGATGATGCAGTTTTGATTTGTGGTTACCATTCTTAGTCATTTGAAGTTAATACGCCAAGattctttttcaatttagtAGTAATTAACTcttgctttttattattgttagacatgaaatatttataactttgatttttattaccaatatgcatgattttacatgtttcaaaattaagttgcaatttccagtttattacctATTTTTCTAATATAGCAACGTCATTCATATAGCAATGTCATTTATATAGCATCTATATAGTAATGTCATTTTGTAAAGCATGTGCATtcgttttattattaactacaGCTATTACTTTACAATCATCTGCATACAACAAAAGTTGGTTTGTAAGTTGACTTAGAAGATCATTcgaagttatattaaaaaaaaaattataccaagcACAGATCCTTGTGGTAGACCGTTTATTATCTCCACCCATGATGATACACTTTCTCCAAGAACAACTTTTTGCTTCctatcagttaaaaaataatttatccaGATCAATGACGTAAATGAAATTCTATATGCTTCAAGCTTTAGTGCTTAACTCCTGTGTGAAACGTTGTCAAAAGCTTATTTGAAATTAGTATAAAGGATATTAATTGATTTATTGTTTACAACATCTGTCGTTACTGTATCCATGTCCAATCTAGGAGATTAGTTGTGCAACTTTTACCTTTTGTAAAACCATGCtgattaaaatgtaataaattgttagactttaattattattaaagtcgGTTGggtttttaaacgttttaaagttttacaaagaattgaaGTCAAGGAAACTGGCCTATaacttgaaactttatttttactatcatttttaaacaatggtGTTATGTTTGCTGTCTTCCATAAAATAGATACACACCTtcgtaaattgattttttaaataataaagttaatggATTAGAGTAAGCATTTACACattcttttaatacaaaaggATTTCATATGGTCAGATTTTCTTGACTTTAAAGCGTTAATCATATTAATAACATCATTTGAGGCAATACTAATAAACTGAATTTAATTAAAGCGCTTTTTTTCAAGTTTGGTAAAATATTGTCGTGATCTTCTATAAAACAGattgataatatttattcaaaGTATCAGCAATCTGCTTTTGGCCCGTAACGATACATGCATTAGAATCTTCAAttgatgttaaatattttttaatttttcttttttttatatatataactatgcaGCAGTTTTGGGtctgatttttcttttttagctaTGTATTTTTCTAACTCCATTgtagcttttttaacttttgtatatacttttcttttgctttattatattgggatttttttaaactatacgTCTATAAAGATAATCAATTAGACCAGAGtttatgtttctttttgatACCATAGTTTCCTTTTGATAGACCAGaatttatgtttctttttgatACCATTTCTTATCTCtttgttaagaaatttttttttgttattacaattaatttttcataattgaataaatttttacgACCTGTTTGgcaataattattgaaaagcTCACAACAatcgtttatatttttgttcaagaAAAGAATATTCCAATTTATCGAGTGTATATAGTTTGAGATCTCAAGATAATTTcccaatttaaattattttgaaggtGTAAATCTTGCTTACATATGTTTCACTTATTATATATTGCCGTGTTATTACGTGATGCCTTGATTTCTGTTACCTAAAGGAGCGTTATGTTGAAcccatttgtttttattggcattatttactattattaagtCTAGTATGTTTGAAAAGTGGCTTTTTGAAATGTTGGATTTACAACgcattggtttaaaaaacattcatcaagacaatttacaaattttacagcTTGAGCACCAACTAGTAATGCTTTGTTTAAAAACCATCTAATTGCGTTGTAATTAAATCGCTCGTAATTATGAGAtctgtaaagatttttttcaatcaatcttttggcattttttataacatttataattttatcattagtaAGTTCATTTGAATTCGACGGTTTGTAAATACAACCTACTAAAATCTTCACGATTCCAACATTTGAACAAGCCCAACCTTGTTCGGTGTCTATAGAGTTTATAGTTAGCAGTGTGACTTCatataagtttatttgaatttttacgTAAATTGCAGCCTCTCATCCGATTTTTCCATTTGTACGATGACAACGATGCAATACGTAATTTTATATAAGTGTATCAGAAAGTTCGTAAGGAAGCGgcattagtaaaacaattttattcagattttaagtctgatttaaatttatcttttgttttatgtttttaaatgagagatatttcttttcaaaacttttagcAGACTGCTATATTGCATAAAACAAGCGAACTACTAATTTGCCAAAGTTCTATCTGCATGTTGAATaactaaatttgaatttgacaagGCTCCAACTAAACGGTTAGGGTTAATGCTAACTGCAGACTCTCCCGCTGTTTTTCAGTTAGTTGATATGCTCATCAAAAATCTTACGAAAACATTGATCTGAAAACCAACGTAAAGTGTTCCAATTTGACgctgaagtaaaaaaaattatcactttatacgccattttttatatatattttatatctaattttgcattttttgtaatttttttttataatgttacaTAGTTAAGAGCAAAGTGCCTTAATAATGGCCGGGTATCATTAAAAGCCGAGTTTTGATCCCTCTTAATTGTATTTATCTATTTTGCGAGATATTTATctaattgataaatataactTTGTTTTTCCTTAAGTTATCTATgttttatttcagttattattaattttcctatcagtcttgattatttttagttGAGGTTAGTatgtgaaaatattttaataatatggcaatttaaaaatttatcaaaaaaacgtggttttttaaatttaaaactcgtctcttaaaaaattgaaatattgaaaaaaaatgtttgaaaagttaaaattggaaaaatatttagaaagtaAAATCTTATATCTGCTTAACAATGCATAGTGTGTCTACAGTTGCGACTTAACAATGCATAGTGTGTCTACAATGCATAGTGTTGCCACTCATAAAAAACcaagcttgttttttttttttttttttgcaaaaaaaaagacagcatttttaaaaacatgttttttatatgatttttttttgtttatttttttagtattgtttaaaatttagatattaATGAACCTTGAAACAGTTACAGTTTCATTAAAccttcaaatttgtttttagattttcttctttctttttgttCGATTTTTCTTGTTTACTTGATTATTACTCTTAACATGAATATTGTTTATGAAGTATTTCTTAAACTAATtaacatgaatattttttatgaagtaatcttaaacattttacatttctagttttcaataaataatttgtcaAGTAGAAATATATTATACGGTTAATTTGGGGTTGGTGATAAGCCAAAtaatgtcttctacttgcccagCCAGATAGTTTTGCTTtgacgaaaaaaattaaaatgataaattttgcggtatcagaaaatataaatgtttatagcagaaaaacccagaccgaagcttctttttgtttgttttttttaaaaaaatcctcttaaaatcacaatcgctcgcccaaattttaataagattttaaataaatacgtttttaggtgaaatgaatattttcacctaaaaacgtatttatttaaaatatataatagtttaataatatgatgTGTTAATTGGCAATTGTTAATTGGCAATTAACTGATCGATAAttggcaatttttcttaattataagctctttcttggtcggaattctagtattttttgtgaaatatcACGTTAATAATATGTTCAAAActtgaaatctttatttaatataacgTATATTACCCTAAATATTAGctataaaaatttagatttcaatattaaaaaactacaaaagttaaataatgttttttaaggtaattgtttaaatttacttaCTGTTTTATAATACTACTGTATTGAATTTAAACATAGTTAATGGATTGTTCATTAATTATGTCAACAAAATATTGGGGAGACATTAAATTTTCGACAACTGTTAACAAGAGGGAGGGGGAGGTCAAGAAAAGTTGACGTCAacagtgttaaataaatttaattaattaaaaaagaaaaaaatatatatattttccagtTAATGTTCTTTAAGAGGGGGAGGGGAGATAGGACAGTCAAATGTTTACCCAATTTATAGACACTGCTTCGATTTAGAGGATTCAAGTTGACCTAATAGGTACTCAAGATGTTTCAAAAGATAACGATACTTTGGGTTTGCATGAGAAATCATTCTacgaaatttgaaatttcttattgaaaatgaatttagttgagaatactttaaaaaaataatttgtttactcGTTGCTCAATACTGAGCAAATGCCATGGAGAAAAGCTTCGTAAATATAGGAAATAATCATGAATAAAAAACGCTTGCAAAAActataggccgggtgaataataATGAGCAactgcttttactcagtaattggtcagcttttcGGAAATAAAAGCTAAAGCAGTTTTCCCTAAGTTTTTAATTAcgtaaagttgaaaaattactgagtaaattgcttaactttacgcGAATAAAAACTTGTGCAAAACTGCTTAagcttttattcacgtaaaactgACCAACTACTGAGTAAAAGTATTTGCTCATTATTTTTCACTCGGCCTATAatttttgcaaacattttttattcatgaTTACTTCCTATATTTGCAACCGtgcaatattttattactttataataaagtattcaCATCCTTATACTAGAGTAGGTTTCGGCTATTTTACGAAGCTTTTCTCCATGGCATTTGCTCAGTTCTGAAGCTGCAATTCTTTTAATTACCTTGTTAATACTTTTGTGAACTGTTTAACAGGTTTGCTCATTCAAATCTcccaaaggttttttttttctttctaaaaacatgATAAGGTGTGACTGTATACTGTGAAATTTTCAACCTAGGCAAATTTTGTGTGTCgtgttttctattaaatacTGATGAAAGCTGCATATTTCTAAGACAAATTCCTGAATATCTCTGCTGAATTCAAGAGAAAGCTTCATTCCAAAACATCTTTCTGTTTCTAAAAtgatcaagtttaaaaaaaatatgtttataaaaactaataaatatattataaactatatgtgaaaaataattaactaattgCGTACCCTTTTTGAATTTCCTTAAAGTCTCGATACAAGGTATCATTGGGAGAGGAGCTATAGTTAGAAGTTCATCCAATGTTGTTATTTGtgtaaaaatatgttcaaaCAAATGTAATTCAGGAGGCGGAACTCTATCAATAGCAAGGGTTTCTCCAGACTCCTTAATTAGGCATGATCgaatatcatttttatagtttttcatgTGCTTATATAGTTCATCATGCCTTATAAATTCTGATGCCAATTagtcaaagtttaaaaagtcctcaactttccatttttttcgtcttttttcTCCTTCACAATAACAGCAAGCATACTTTCCCCGGTGTGTTTTTAAGTGTTAGTATTAAAAAagactataataaaatattaaatttaatattgataaaataataaaaagcaatcaCATTTTATAAGTTATCAGGCAATtacataaagttattattgtttaacTTACAGAAATGCCCagtaaacaactttaaaacttcaGATCAGCTGCTACTGTGTATTTTAGCTCATTCAGCTTAAGTAACTTAATAAGCCACTCCAAATTATAATTACTTTCTTGCACTCAACGTACAAGACccaaaataaaaactgcatCAACCCCTGTATTTTTTACGTTTCTTTTCGTTGATTGTTGCTCTTTTGGGTTGAAGATGTTCATAATGAGTTTCAATGAACCTTGAGCCCCATCAATACCAACTCTTATAAAGCAATTGTAGGGATTAATTTTTCTGTGTtcacaaatttcttttatttgttactaCGGTTTAGGAACAAATACAGCATCTTTCTTAATTGTATCTTAAACCTTGCAGTTTCAATTGTTGTGTGTTAGTTGAAAACCGCATGAAACTACTtcataaaattgatttaacaaGAAAGATTTGTCCTTAATACTTTTTGAGACATGAGGTTTGACACAAAAAATatgagaataatttataaatatgtaagtaatataaatatatccaAAATTAAGTTCATGCACATTAACGTTACCTCCACTTCCAATCATTACGTA
Encoded here:
- the LOC100214274 gene encoding cysteine-rich and transmembrane domain-containing protein 1 isoform X2; this encodes MTAPPPPTNPYYPPPQKEPYQGFSNPPPYNQQPPAYPVSGYPAPGFQGPPPGFQGPPSGYPVSQPGYPYAQPGYPTQQADFPLSVDPVYHQTDPYLAQPTNTTLIIQQSPQQVYVDQKKADTTEAEDCCLTTLCMNTCALCMTCLCCCLYHI